In one Lycium barbarum isolate Lr01 chromosome 7, ASM1917538v2, whole genome shotgun sequence genomic region, the following are encoded:
- the LOC132603672 gene encoding 2-oxoglutarate-dependent dioxygenase AOP3-like: MAVQVEPKLSIIEFTDENLMAGTSSWISTSREIRRALEEYGCFAAVYKKVSPELREVTFDHCKELFQLPLETKLQNTSNVFGFGYGGNFPNMPLAEYFGIENGTTLDSTKNFAKQMWPNGNVDKFCEETLSYSKLIAELDDVVIRMMLENYGLEKYYDPLKHSCMYLMRFIKYRSPKMNEINIGHLPHRDKSFMGIIDTNQVGGLEMQTRDGKWMTFHPSSYKTVVFIAGEPFTAWSNGRVYAPIHRVIMKGAEDKYSLALFSFMKGTVKVPEELIDEENPQHFKSFDHFQFLKYCATDGLKEKNHIKAYCGV, from the exons ATGGCTGTCCAAGTAGAACCGAAACTTTCTATCATTGAGTTCACAGATGAAAATTTGATGGCTGGAACAAGCTCATGGATATCAACTTCCCGAGAAATCCGACGTGCCCTGGAAGAGTACGGCTGCTTTGCGGCGGTGTACAAGAAAGTATCGCCGGAGCTCCGGGAAGTCACGTTTGATCACTGCAAGGAGTTGTTCCAACTTCCTTTGGAAACTAAACTCCAAAATACTTCCAATGTTTTTGGGTTTGGCTATGGTGGTAATTTCCCTAACATGCCTCTTGCTGAATAttttggcattgaaaatggtacAACTCTTGATTCAACCAAGAATTTTGCTAAGCAGATGTGGCCAAACGGTAACGTCGATAAATTTTG TGAAGAAACCCTTTCATATTCTAAATTAATAGCTGAACTTGACGATGTGGTGATTCGAATGATGTTGGAAAACTATGGCTTAGAGAAATATTACGACCCTCTAAAACATTCGTGTATGTATTTGATGAGATTCATTAAATATCGTAGCCcaaaaatgaatgaaataaacataggTCATTTGCCTCATAGAGATAAGTCATTTATGGGGATTATTGACACTAATCAAGTGGGAGGTTTGGAGATGCAAACAAGAGATGGCAAGTGGATGACTTTTCATCCTTCCTCTTATAAGACTGTCGTCTTCATAGCTGGTGAGCCGTTCACG GCATGGAGCAATGGTAGGGTGTATGCTCCGATACATCGAGTGATTATGAAAGGAGCTGAAGATAAATATTCACTGGCATTATTCTCCTTTATGAAAGGGACTGTGAAAGTACCAGAGGAGCTGATTGATGAAGAGAATCCACAACATTTCAAGTCATTTGATCACTTTCAATTTTTGAAATATTGTGCAACAGATGGCTTGAAAGAGAAAAATCATATCAAAGCCTATTGTGGTGTTTGA